The window AAAGGTCCGGGAGAGCAGCGCATAGAGATCGGGGATTGTCGTCGACCTGATCCTGACGAAAAAGGCTAGAACTTCGTGCCTGATGCCCGTATTGTCTCGTGAAAGATATGTCTTCAGGCGGGCCTCGATCTCTTTCTTGATGTCGGCCGGCGACCGCATATTTGTGTGTGGTATTGG of the Methanofollis sp. genome contains:
- a CDS encoding DUF2551 domain-containing protein — translated: MRSPADIKKEIEARLKTYLSRDNTGIRHEVLAFFVRIRSTTIPDLYALLSRTFTVSYHSIASMVGIIASRIGVLRVRRDPESTNAIYEIKDDYVGMVTRLLDSG